CTGATGTGTTTTCCAAACTGCACCGAAACCATCCCCATCGCCATAACGAGGGATAATATGCATATGGAAGTGGAATACAGACTGTCCTGCTGCTTCGCCATTGTTCTGAACTACATTCAGTCCAATTGGATCATAGGCCGCTTTAATCGCATTCGCCACTTTTGGCACTGCCTTGAAGACGTTGGCTGAAATCTCATCTGTTAGTTCATACACGTTTTCTTTATGTACTTTAGGGATGACAAGTGTATGTCCTTTTGTTACCTGGCTGATATCCAGGAATGCCAAAACATTTTCATCCTCATATACCTTAGCAGAGGGAATGTCGCCGTTAATGATTTTGCAAAAAATACAATCACTCATATCTTCCACCCTTTCCATTAATCATGTTTCTGGTATTTTATCATATTCTGCCAATAAACATAAAGAAAGAAAGGACAGGATCCGCATGGAATCCTGTCCCTGAAGGGGGAACTAACTACTGTTTATTTACGTTCTCAGCAGGTATACCTTTGATAAACACCTCATTTTCAATTCATTTGAATTAAAAGAATGATGGGTTATTCAGTACCTGGTTCAATCGGACCATCCCCTGTCTGCTTTAGTCGGTTTCACAACTTATAAAGCGGGAAGTGATCTGCGACACACACCTCATTTCAAAATGTGGAGTGATGTTAATGAACGGCTGGGTTAACATTTACGTAGCGCAATGCAACCATCCCCTTGTTTGAACGTTTAAATCAGTCTGCTTATAAATCGAATAATATGTCTTTTACAGACACCTCATTTCGAATTATTGCTTGTTCCCCTTCAAAAATTATGATGCCCGCATTGGCGGATTATATGTGAAAAAAATTTAGAAGTCAGCTGAAGCTTTTCCTAAATGAGATGGATTTGTTAAAATAACGGTACACGAATAAGAACTGGAAGGGCGTTGCCTATGTCTTTATTGGAAATTAACCAGGTGACCGGTGGTTATACGAGGAATCCGGTACTGAAAAATGTGAGCTTTACTGTAAACGAAAATGAAATTGTCGGGTTGATTGGACTCAACGGTGCTGGGAAAAGTACAACAATCAAGCATGTGATTGGTCTGATGGAACCACAACAGGGGAACATTAAAATCAATGGAAAGACGTTCATCGAGGGAAAGGAAGAATATCGAAAGCAATTCACCTTTGTACCGGAAACGCCTATTCTTTATGATGAATTGACGCTTGAAGAGCATCTTCGCCTGACAGCGATGGCCTATGGCCTCGAAGAAAAAGAGTATGAACAGCGTATTGTTTCATTGTTAAAAGAATTCAGGATGAGCAAGAGGCTGAAATGGTTCCCTGCCCATTTTTCAAAAGGAATGAAGCAAAAGGTGATGATTATGTGCGCATTCCTTGTCCAGCCATCCCTTTATATTGTAGATGAGCCATTTGTTGGTCTGGATCCGCTTGGAATTCAATCTTTGCTGGATTTAATGGACAAGATGAAGCAAAATGGAGCAGGCATTTTGATGTCGACACATATCCTGGCAACAGCTGAGCGTTATTGTGACCGCTTTGTCATTCTCCATAATGGAGAGGTCAGGGCACATGGGACACTGGAGGAGTTAAGGGAACAGTTCAATATGGCAGGCGCAACCCTGGACGATCTCTATATCCAGCTGACAAAGGAAGAAGACTATGTTTAATCCGCAGGAATTATGGAAAGAGCGGTTTGGCACTTTTGCCAAAGAGACAGGAAGTTACCTCCGCTATATTTTAAATGGCCATTTAGTGATTGTCGTCCTGTTTTTATTGGGCACAGCCGCCTTTTACTATCAGGAATGGATTCAAACTCTGCAGCCGGATTTTCCGGCGGCTTGGATCATTGCCTTTATTCTTGCTGCTCTACTTACATATAGTCCTGTCCAGACTTTCCTGACAGAAGCGGATAAAATCTTTCTTCTGCCGCTCGAAACAAGATTAGCTGATTATTTCAGGAAATCGATTATTTTCAGTCTCGGCCTGCAGTCCTATCTTTTGCTGATTATGCTGGCCGTTTTAATGCCTCTTCATGTAAAAGTTCACGGTGCAGACTTCAAGTCGTTTTTTATCCTGCTGAGTGCAGTAATCCTGATAAAACTGGTCAATCTACTGATACGCTGGCATGTCCAGCATCATATTGAATCAAGCGTGAAATTGACTGATAACATCATACGTTACAGTATCAACGCGGTCCTGATTTATTTCATCTTTTCTGGGGCACAGCTGATTTTTGCAGCAATTCCTGCTTTGATATTAATCCTTCTGTATGTGTACTATAAAAAACAGACGAAGGATAAGGGATTAAAGTGGGAGCAATTGATTGAGGATGAAGAACGGAGAATGAACGCGTTTTACCGTGTAGCCAACTTGTTCACTGATGTTCCCAAATTGCGTGACCGGACGAAGAGACGCAAATGGCTAGACTGGCTGGTCAATATAATCCCTTACCGGCAGGATCTTGCGTTCAGCCATCTTTATATAAGGACCTTTGCAAGGGCTGGAGATTATTACGGCTTGCTTCTCCGTCTCACTGTCATTGGAGGCGCTGCGCTTTATTTCCTTACATACGGACCAGGACAAATTTTACTCGCCTTGCTTTTCATGTATTTGACAGGGTTCCAGCTTCTCCCGTTATGGAATCATCATCAAAATAAACTATGGGTTAACCTTTACCCAGTAGCAGAACCGTCAAGGAATAGGTCCTTTACAAGTCTTCTGCTGGGCATATTGATTTTTCAGGCAGCAGTGTTTGCTGGGATTGTTCTTTTTAAAGGAGATCTGGTAATGGGGGCCATCGTTTTAGCGTCAGGAGTGGCATTTGCGATTTTCTTTGTTTATTTTTACAGCCAGAAGAGGCTAAAATCATGATTGTAAATCCTTTTCATAATCGCTTATGGCTTTTATGAAAAGGATTTTTTTTGCATCGAATATGGTTACCATGCGTAAAAGTAACGAAAAGGGGTGAAAGCTTTGAATGAGTATGAGCAGAAGGTATATGAAGAGATCATCGCCTGGAAAAGAAAGCTGAATAAGCGTTCAGGAATATTGGCGCGTGCCTCAAAAAAAGCGCAGACGAAAGTGAACCAGCTGATACCGGAAAAGGTCCATCAAATCATGACGGACACCATTAAAAATATGGTCAAGGCGACACTAGCTGGATCCAATTTTACGACGAAAAAGCAGCAGGGAGCCGGATTGACTCTCGCCGGTAAAGATGAACTTTTGAACAGGAAACTTGCTGGTTTTAAACGGACTGCAGCTTTGGAAGGAGCAGGCACCGGGGCTGGAGGAATAATGCTGGGCATGGCGGACTTCCCGCTATTATTATCCATTAAAATGAAATTTCTGTTCGATGCTGCCTCAATATATGGATTTGACCCATCAAAATATGAAGAAAGATTATTTATCCTCTATGTGTTTCAGCTGGCGTATTCAAGCGATGCACATCGGAAGCAGACCCTGGAGGTAATTGAAAATTGGGAAGACAAAAAAACAGAGCTGGCAGAAATGGATTGGCAGCAGTTTCAACAGGAATACAGGGATTATATTGATTTTGCCAAAATGCTTCAGCTAATGCCGGTAATTGGAGCAGTAGTTGGTGCTTATGCTAATTACAACTTGCTTGACCAGCTTGGAGAAACAGCTATGAATGCCTACCGGATGAGGATTTTGCTGTCATCCCCGCAGTCGTGACTGTTAATAATTCAGGCCGCCTAAAGATTTTTCTCGCAAAGGCGCTTATCGTGATGAACGGCACCCTTATGAAGTCGGATGTTGTCGCATAAGGGCGCTTATTGAGGAGAACGGCACCCTTATGGAGTTGGATGTTGTAGCATAAGGGCGCTTATCGAGGAGAACGGCACCCTTATGAAGTCGGATGTTGTAGCATAAGGGCGCTTATCGAGGAGAACGGCCCCCTTATGGAGTCGGATGTTGAAGCATAAGGGCGCTTATTGAGGAGAACGGCACCCTTATGAAGTCGGATGTTGTCGCATAAGGGCGCCTATCGAGGAGAACGGCACCCTTATGGAGTCGGATGTTGAAGCATAAGGTCCTTTATCGAGGAGAACGGCACCCTTATGGGGTCGGATGTTGAAGCATAAGGGCCTTTATCGAGGAGAACGGCACCCTTATGGGGTCGGATGTTGTCGCATAAGGGCGCCTATCGAGGAGAACGGCACCCTTATGAAGTCGGATGTTGTCGCATAAGGGTGCTTATCGAGGAGAACGGCCCTCTTATGCAGTGGGATGCTGACACATAAGGGCGCTTATCGCTGTGAACGGCACCCTTATACAGGAGTTCGGCCTCGGATAAGGGTACCTTTCCTCGTCGTCATCAACAACCCTATTGTACTTGAAAATTGTCTCTCCCTTTTTTCCTCAAAAAAGACTGAAGATAAATTCTCAGTGAATTTACCTTCAGTCTGGATTCGTAATGGTATAAAAACTTCACTCTTTACGCTAATGTTTCTTGATGGTTGGGCTGCTCTTTTGTTTGATAGTTCAATGCTGCTGCGCACAGAGTCTTTGCGGCGATGACCATCGCTTTTTCGTCAATATCGAATTTAGGGTGATGGTGTGGATATGTTTCCGAAGTTTCTGGTTTTGCTCCGGTGAAAAAGAAAGTTCCTTTCACATGCTGCAGGTAGTAAGCAAAGTCCTCGCCGCCCATCTGCAGAGCACTTTCTTCAATTTTTGTTACCTCTGGCACTTTTGAGGCGCAATCGATCAGGAATTCGGTTTCTGCCGCATGGTTTACGACGGCTGGATAACCCTTATCATATAGGTAGTCGTAGGTGCAGTCTGTTGCCAGGCAGGTTCCATGAACAACTTTCTCAATTTCTGATGCGATAAAATCGCGGGTGTTTTCGTTGAAGGTCCTTACTGTGCCAATCAGCTTAGCTTTATCGGCGATCACGTTGAAAGCATTGTCCGCCACAAAAGAGCCAACGGTTACAACTGCAGAATCGACAGGATCTACACGTCTGCTGACGATTTGCTGTAAGTTTGATACAAGCTGTGCGCCAGCCACGATGGCGTCCTTTGTTTTATGCGGCTGGGCACCGTGTCCGCCTTTACCCTGGATTGCGATTTCAAAGCGGTCGGCTGCAGCCATGATTGGACCGATCCGATATTGAATTGTTCCTGTAGGTTCAGAAGCCCACAGATGGGTGCCGAAAATGACATCCACGTCCTCAAGGCATCCGTCTTTTATCATTGAAATTGCTCCGCCTGGTGCGTATTCCTCAGCGTGCTGGTGGATCATTACATATGTGCCCTGAAGATTCTCCTTGGCTTCATGTAATACCTTGGCGAGGACGAGCAATGTGGCTGTATGGCCATCATGGCCGCAT
The nucleotide sequence above comes from Mesobacillus jeotgali. Encoded proteins:
- a CDS encoding HIT family protein; its protein translation is MSDCIFCKIINGDIPSAKVYEDENVLAFLDISQVTKGHTLVIPKVHKENVYELTDEISANVFKAVPKVANAIKAAYDPIGLNVVQNNGEAAGQSVFHFHMHIIPRYGDGDGFGAVWKTHQDKYTSEDYQKIAAEINSKI
- a CDS encoding ABC transporter ATP-binding protein, translating into MSLLEINQVTGGYTRNPVLKNVSFTVNENEIVGLIGLNGAGKSTTIKHVIGLMEPQQGNIKINGKTFIEGKEEYRKQFTFVPETPILYDELTLEEHLRLTAMAYGLEEKEYEQRIVSLLKEFRMSKRLKWFPAHFSKGMKQKVMIMCAFLVQPSLYIVDEPFVGLDPLGIQSLLDLMDKMKQNGAGILMSTHILATAERYCDRFVILHNGEVRAHGTLEELREQFNMAGATLDDLYIQLTKEEDYV
- a CDS encoding ABC transporter permease, yielding MFNPQELWKERFGTFAKETGSYLRYILNGHLVIVVLFLLGTAAFYYQEWIQTLQPDFPAAWIIAFILAALLTYSPVQTFLTEADKIFLLPLETRLADYFRKSIIFSLGLQSYLLLIMLAVLMPLHVKVHGADFKSFFILLSAVILIKLVNLLIRWHVQHHIESSVKLTDNIIRYSINAVLIYFIFSGAQLIFAAIPALILILLYVYYKKQTKDKGLKWEQLIEDEERRMNAFYRVANLFTDVPKLRDRTKRRKWLDWLVNIIPYRQDLAFSHLYIRTFARAGDYYGLLLRLTVIGGAALYFLTYGPGQILLALLFMYLTGFQLLPLWNHHQNKLWVNLYPVAEPSRNRSFTSLLLGILIFQAAVFAGIVLFKGDLVMGAIVLASGVAFAIFFVYFYSQKRLKS
- a CDS encoding EcsC family protein, whose product is MNEYEQKVYEEIIAWKRKLNKRSGILARASKKAQTKVNQLIPEKVHQIMTDTIKNMVKATLAGSNFTTKKQQGAGLTLAGKDELLNRKLAGFKRTAALEGAGTGAGGIMLGMADFPLLLSIKMKFLFDAASIYGFDPSKYEERLFILYVFQLAYSSDAHRKQTLEVIENWEDKKTELAEMDWQQFQQEYRDYIDFAKMLQLMPVIGAVVGAYANYNLLDQLGETAMNAYRMRILLSSPQS
- a CDS encoding M20 family metallopeptidase — translated: MQDQLFRKLDNLYPEMVDIRRFLHQHPELSFQEENTARYIAAFYEKLGVEVRTNVGGNGVVAKIYGAKPGKTVALRADFDALPIQDEKDVPYKSLIPGVMHACGHDGHTATLLVLAKVLHEAKENLQGTYVMIHQHAEEYAPGGAISMIKDGCLEDVDVIFGTHLWASEPTGTIQYRIGPIMAAADRFEIAIQGKGGHGAQPHKTKDAIVAGAQLVSNLQQIVSRRVDPVDSAVVTVGSFVADNAFNVIADKAKLIGTVRTFNENTRDFIASEIEKVVHGTCLATDCTYDYLYDKGYPAVVNHAAETEFLIDCASKVPEVTKIEESALQMGGEDFAYYLQHVKGTFFFTGAKPETSETYPHHHPKFDIDEKAMVIAAKTLCAAALNYQTKEQPNHQETLA